The Staphylothermus marinus F1 genome has a segment encoding these proteins:
- a CDS encoding proteasome assembly chaperone family protein, with amino-acid sequence MCPELVIKRPKRTLTYERLIIHEYFDPYEEPTPEYLVLGLPDAGLVGAIASRYLVINKNLKLVGEIDSPAYFPPVTVIHKSTPMSPIQMYMPSDRKYLVLLSEAPIPASAVYPLSLAILEYSGEIGIKHIISISGIAAPNRLQIEKPRSYWLASTASSAELLKDKGLEELREGFIVGPYAIILKEARRRGINNLVIFVESFFDLPDPESAAEALKILSQIINVDIDVSKLLEEAELIKLQTRELMRQTRKSMSEMQKKFEMQMPLMYQ; translated from the coding sequence GTGTGTCCTGAACTAGTAATTAAGCGACCAAAAAGAACACTTACATATGAAAGACTAATTATACATGAATATTTCGATCCATACGAGGAACCAACACCTGAGTACCTGGTTCTAGGCTTACCTGATGCAGGACTCGTAGGTGCTATCGCTTCACGCTACTTGGTTATAAACAAGAATTTGAAGCTTGTCGGAGAAATTGATTCACCAGCATATTTTCCGCCTGTTACAGTAATTCATAAATCTACGCCTATGAGCCCTATACAAATGTATATGCCCAGTGATCGTAAATATCTAGTACTATTATCAGAAGCACCTATTCCAGCATCGGCAGTATATCCTTTATCATTAGCTATACTGGAGTATTCGGGAGAAATAGGAATTAAACACATAATATCCATATCCGGAATAGCCGCTCCTAACAGGCTCCAAATAGAAAAACCACGTTCCTACTGGCTTGCCAGCACAGCTAGCTCGGCGGAACTACTTAAAGATAAGGGACTAGAAGAACTTAGAGAAGGATTCATTGTGGGTCCTTACGCTATTATATTGAAAGAAGCTAGAAGAAGAGGAATAAACAATCTTGTAATATTTGTAGAATCCTTCTTTGACTTACCTGACCCTGAATCTGCTGCTGAAGCATTAAAGATTCTGTCACAGATCATCAATGTAGATATAGATGTAAGTAAACTGTTAGAAGAAGCAGAGCTAATAAAGCTCCAGACAAGAGAGTTGATGAGACAAACTAGGAAATCTATGTCTGAAATGCAAAAGAAGTTCGAGATGCAAATGCCTCTCATGTATCAATAG
- a CDS encoding Hsp20/alpha crystallin family protein, with the protein MGFEDLFERFRKKMRELFEEFEKEFETAESMWSANGMLEPLITMEKYPDRYEILVDLPYADLSALSIKVKNHVLVIDCELKREIRFDRWSTYREVRFRRYHTSIKLPYDSDPSNLKVEKDSAKGIIRIIIPRITSY; encoded by the coding sequence ATGGGGTTTGAAGACTTATTTGAAAGGTTTCGTAAAAAGATGAGAGAATTATTTGAGGAGTTCGAAAAAGAGTTTGAAACAGCTGAGTCGATGTGGTCTGCTAATGGTATGCTTGAGCCTCTTATAACTATGGAGAAATATCCTGATAGATATGAAATATTAGTAGATCTACCATATGCTGACTTAAGCGCTTTATCTATCAAAGTAAAGAACCATGTATTAGTAATTGACTGTGAATTGAAAAGGGAGATAAGATTCGATAGATGGTCAACATATAGAGAGGTAAGATTTAGAAGATATCATACATCCATCAAACTACCCTATGATAGTGATCCCTCAAATCTAAAAGTAGAAAAGGATTCTGCTAAAGGCATTATAAGAATAATAATTCCAAGAATAACTAGCTACTAA
- a CDS encoding OBG GTPase family GTP-binding protein, producing MVTNLPAEARAKWIKVMEARTIEEKIRALEEFLSAVPKHKGTANLRLWATRRLAELREELEERKRKRGGRGVSFFVEKEGAAQIVVIGLPNSGKSTLVKQLTGTRTRIADYPFSTNRPVPGMLRYQDIYFQLVDTPPLRPGGGPWNNRVIGLVRNSDAVIIVLNNENDPLKDYLLIKSELEKSGILLYKPQGRVVIEKERAGKTGIRVTLMGKIIDGTIDDVRKIMESYRVYNAHIKIYGIVTLDDVEQALFESKVYKPSVIVINKADLNIEKAKVKAYEIHKLDPSAPIIIGSAKLNKGFEQLGEILFKLLGIIRVYTKQPNGPIADKPLILREGATIYDVARSIHKDFVKKFKYAKIWGPSAKYPGERAGLDHIVMDGDIVEIHVKG from the coding sequence ATGGTGACGAATCTTCCGGCTGAAGCTAGAGCTAAATGGATAAAGGTTATGGAAGCTAGAACTATTGAGGAGAAAATAAGAGCTCTAGAAGAATTCTTATCTGCTGTCCCTAAACATAAGGGAACAGCTAATCTACGCCTATGGGCTACTAGAAGATTAGCTGAACTAAGAGAGGAATTAGAAGAGAGAAAGAGAAAGAGGGGAGGAAGAGGAGTATCTTTCTTTGTCGAGAAGGAAGGAGCTGCTCAAATAGTTGTTATCGGACTTCCTAACTCTGGTAAGAGCACACTAGTTAAGCAATTAACTGGTACAAGAACTAGAATAGCTGATTATCCCTTTTCAACAAATAGACCTGTCCCAGGAATGCTTAGGTATCAGGATATTTATTTTCAACTCGTTGATACTCCTCCGCTCCGACCGGGAGGCGGGCCTTGGAATAATAGAGTTATAGGATTAGTGAGAAATAGTGACGCAGTAATTATAGTTTTGAACAATGAGAATGATCCATTAAAAGATTATTTATTGATAAAATCGGAACTTGAAAAATCAGGAATTCTTCTATATAAACCACAAGGTAGAGTTGTTATCGAGAAAGAAAGAGCGGGCAAGACAGGTATTAGAGTAACACTTATGGGAAAGATAATTGACGGAACAATAGACGATGTTCGAAAAATAATGGAAAGCTATAGAGTCTATAATGCCCACATAAAAATCTATGGTATAGTGACTCTTGACGATGTTGAGCAAGCATTGTTTGAAAGCAAAGTTTATAAGCCAAGTGTTATAGTGATTAACAAAGCTGATCTCAATATTGAAAAAGCAAAAGTAAAAGCATATGAAATACATAAACTAGATCCAAGTGCTCCAATAATAATTGGATCAGCTAAGCTGAATAAAGGTTTCGAACAACTCGGCGAAATATTATTTAAACTACTAGGAATAATACGAGTGTATACGAAACAACCAAATGGACCTATAGCTGATAAACCCTTAATACTTAGAGAAGGAGCAACAATATATGATGTGGCACGTTCAATCCATAAGGATTTTGTTAAAAAATTTAAATATGCTAAAATATGGGGTCCTTCTGCAAAGTATCCTGGTGAGAGGGCAGGGCTAGATCATATAGTTATGGATGGAGATATTGTTGAAATTCATGTGAAAGGATAA
- the rnhB gene encoding ribonuclease HII: MGKNIHALSIGIDEAGRGPLIGDLVIAVLMINRDKIKNLISIGVRDSKQLTRHTRLIMAKKILKLADNVSIIYISPEMIDSYNINKIIAEKIIIALRMLSQIINHYRTVSIYIDEIKGYKNYILTNLSKYINNIEEYVMEPNADQKYPVVSAASILAKTIRDKNIDFLKKIYGNFGSGYPSDKITIKWLTKTYNEENEPPLIIRRTWSTLRKYAPKWYSNLKNKKTQSILNYLGVGRDGDESSG, translated from the coding sequence ATGGGTAAGAATATACATGCACTAAGTATAGGTATTGATGAAGCAGGCCGAGGCCCTCTTATTGGAGATTTAGTTATAGCCGTACTAATGATAAACAGAGATAAGATAAAGAATTTAATTAGTATTGGTGTAAGGGATAGTAAACAATTAACAAGACACACTAGACTAATCATGGCAAAGAAAATACTCAAATTAGCGGATAATGTTTCAATCATTTATATATCGCCGGAAATGATCGACTCATATAATATCAACAAGATTATTGCTGAAAAAATAATAATAGCATTGAGGATGCTTTCACAGATAATAAACCATTATAGAACGGTTAGTATTTACATTGATGAGATCAAAGGTTATAAAAACTATATTTTAACTAATTTATCCAAATATATTAATAACATAGAAGAATATGTTATGGAGCCAAATGCTGATCAAAAATACCCTGTGGTTTCAGCCGCCAGTATTCTAGCAAAAACCATTAGAGACAAAAATATAGATTTCCTTAAAAAAATCTATGGAAACTTTGGCTCAGGATACCCCTCGGATAAAATTACAATTAAGTGGCTCACAAAAACATACAATGAAGAAAATGAACCCCCATTAATTATTAGAAGAACATGGTCCACTCTAAGAAAATATGCACCCAAATGGTATAGCAATTTAAAAAATAAGAAGACGCAAAGCATTCTAAACTATCTAGGTGTTGGAAGAGATGGTGACGAATCTTCCGGCTGA
- a CDS encoding sugar phosphate isomerase/epimerase family protein, with amino-acid sequence MSIRIGIPIWIGSFIDHSIEEVINLISTYKIDLIEVSIDYPWPYKEMDLLNNLISEVINYDIKISLHAPWRDIPLATPYDYLGEHIVKLLSQILNPILNRLPYETYIVFHPLTMQKIDILSNRKDIVSKTQKRMNFLRELINKNTTILLENLSRGFGSEPSYLREIVLGLDKYNIGLCLDVGHLAMRYFRELSGVYTDFYEYLKEVITILNDTQIPTVHLHDTDGKTHEHLLIGEGKLDFKKILKILNKLKPKYIVYEMFRSRKTKATLEEILKIIDGQRTWVRIYMH; translated from the coding sequence ATGAGTATTAGAATAGGTATACCTATATGGATAGGTAGTTTCATAGACCATAGTATTGAAGAAGTAATAAATCTTATCTCAACCTATAAAATAGATCTAATCGAAGTATCCATAGATTATCCGTGGCCATATAAAGAGATGGATTTATTAAATAATCTTATAAGTGAAGTTATTAATTATGATATAAAGATCAGTCTACATGCACCATGGAGAGACATACCATTAGCAACACCATATGATTATTTAGGAGAGCACATAGTAAAATTATTGTCGCAAATATTGAATCCAATACTTAATAGGTTACCATACGAAACATATATAGTATTTCACCCATTAACCATGCAGAAAATAGATATTCTTAGTAATAGAAAAGATATAGTATCTAAAACGCAAAAGAGAATGAATTTCCTCAGAGAATTGATTAATAAAAATACAACTATACTGTTAGAGAATCTAAGTAGAGGATTCGGTTCTGAGCCTAGTTATTTGAGAGAAATAGTTCTAGGACTAGACAAGTATAATATAGGATTATGTCTAGATGTTGGTCATTTAGCTATGAGATATTTCAGAGAACTAAGTGGCGTATATACCGATTTCTATGAGTATTTAAAGGAGGTAATTACTATATTGAACGATACACAGATACCAACCGTTCATTTACATGATACAGATGGGAAAACACATGAACATCTCTTAATTGGTGAGGGAAAACTAGATTTTAAGAAAATTCTCAAAATACTTAACAAGTTAAAGCCTAAATATATTGTCTATGAAATGTTTCGCTCAAGAAAAACCAAGGCTACCTTAGAGGAAATACTAAAAATTATTGATGGTCAGAGAACATGGGTAAGAATATACATGCACTAA
- the glmM gene encoding phosphoglucosamine mutase — MGRLFGTDGVRGIINEELTPELALKLGMAIGTFFGEGSKILVGRDVRAGGYMIKSAVIAGLLSAGVKVYDGELAPTPALQYAVKTQDFDGGVIITASHNPSKYNGIKVVAADGIEVPREKELEIEEIYFSQRFRRVPWRQLIYDAKPYPYVNDIYVKGVIEKVDKDLIRSKGFKIVIDPANSVGALTSPRIARELGVKVYTVNGHLDPTFPGREPEPIPEHLGETARTVVSIGAVLGVAHDGDADRAIFIDDKGRVQWGDRTATILARYLVEKHPELPRKVYTAVSSSTIIEEILKPLGIEVVWLKVGSVDISRTMQRNNDALCGFEENGGFMYPPHQLVRDGGMTLALMLEMIAKENRKLSEIYDDLPQYHLIKTKIPMTRDKALLVVEQVKEYFKNYRQITIDGVKVISDDFWLLVRPSGTEPLLRIMLEAKTKEKAEELLSIVKKIAEEVTGKK, encoded by the coding sequence ATGGGTAGATTATTTGGTACGGATGGTGTTAGAGGAATTATAAACGAAGAGTTAACTCCTGAGCTCGCATTAAAGCTTGGAATGGCTATAGGCACATTTTTTGGTGAGGGATCAAAGATTCTTGTGGGTAGAGACGTCCGTGCAGGTGGATACATGATAAAATCAGCTGTTATAGCCGGCTTATTATCTGCTGGCGTAAAAGTTTATGATGGAGAACTAGCTCCAACACCTGCTTTACAGTATGCTGTTAAAACACAAGATTTTGATGGTGGAGTTATAATAACTGCTAGCCATAACCCTTCTAAATATAATGGAATCAAAGTCGTAGCTGCTGACGGAATAGAGGTTCCACGTGAGAAAGAGCTTGAGATCGAGGAGATATATTTTAGTCAGAGATTCAGGAGAGTTCCATGGAGACAACTAATATATGATGCTAAACCTTATCCCTATGTAAACGATATATATGTTAAAGGAGTTATTGAAAAAGTAGATAAGGATCTAATACGTAGTAAGGGATTCAAAATAGTTATAGATCCAGCTAATAGTGTTGGAGCATTAACATCGCCTAGGATTGCAAGAGAGCTTGGAGTTAAAGTTTATACGGTTAACGGACATTTAGATCCTACTTTTCCGGGAAGAGAGCCTGAACCTATACCTGAGCATCTAGGCGAAACAGCTAGAACTGTTGTTAGTATTGGTGCGGTTTTAGGCGTTGCACATGATGGAGATGCTGATCGAGCTATATTTATTGATGACAAGGGTAGGGTGCAATGGGGTGATCGTACAGCAACGATCCTTGCCAGGTATCTTGTTGAAAAACACCCTGAACTACCCAGAAAGGTGTATACGGCGGTTTCATCCAGCACTATCATCGAAGAAATACTAAAACCGCTCGGCATAGAAGTAGTGTGGTTAAAGGTTGGAAGCGTTGATATTTCGAGAACAATGCAGAGAAACAATGATGCTCTCTGCGGATTCGAAGAAAATGGTGGATTCATGTATCCACCACATCAACTAGTTAGAGATGGAGGCATGACTCTAGCCCTCATGCTGGAAATGATTGCGAAAGAGAACAGAAAGCTTTCAGAAATATATGATGATCTCCCACAATACCACTTGATAAAAACCAAGATACCAATGACAAGAGATAAAGCATTACTCGTTGTTGAACAAGTTAAAGAATACTTTAAGAACTATAGACAAATAACTATTGACGGTGTAAAAGTTATATCAGATGACTTCTGGTTACTTGTGAGGCCTAGCGGCACAGAGCCTTTGCTAAGAATAATGTTAGAAGCAAAAACTAAGGAAAAAGCAGAAGAACTATTATCAATAGTTAAGAAAATCGCTGAAGAGGTGACAGGTAAGAAATGA
- a CDS encoding Trm112 family protein, which translates to MMRYWGLDFIRCLHCKNYPLKLIPLETIEEDVDTSGLEFPLCRNYCAYLDKPIKQGETYPCEKCLRIGIKEGVLYCPKCKRWYPIKNGIVYLLRDNKRRKESDIEFLKKWKDRLPKEIVYEGLPYNLSSTGND; encoded by the coding sequence ATGATGCGCTATTGGGGATTAGATTTTATCAGATGCCTACACTGTAAAAATTATCCATTAAAACTAATACCTCTAGAGACAATCGAAGAAGACGTTGATACATCCGGCTTAGAATTTCCGCTATGTAGAAACTATTGTGCATACCTAGATAAACCTATTAAACAAGGCGAAACTTATCCATGCGAAAAATGTTTGAGAATAGGGATTAAAGAAGGTGTGCTCTATTGTCCTAAATGTAAGAGATGGTATCCTATTAAAAACGGGATCGTATACTTACTCCGAGATAATAAAAGGAGGAAAGAATCAGATATAGAATTCCTTAAGAAATGGAAGGATAGATTACCGAAAGAAATAGTTTACGAAGGCTTACCATATAATCTGTCTAGCACAGGTAACGATTAA
- a CDS encoding DUF2153 domain-containing protein: MDGYFPNLEAWVKRQQEIKESFMKAEEHYEKLDRLELILLSRQAFQHMLRTIEAFDQWLKEPMVISHMPREMLVDLWTKLRTIFYQLLDLDIEHTSKFNEYIKKLAKEGKLNPILTIGRREKETRRFQVTPSM, encoded by the coding sequence ATGGATGGATATTTTCCAAACTTAGAAGCATGGGTTAAGAGACAACAGGAGATTAAGGAAAGCTTTATGAAAGCGGAAGAACACTATGAGAAACTAGATCGTTTGGAGCTTATACTATTATCGAGACAAGCATTCCAGCATATGCTTAGAACCATAGAAGCCTTTGATCAATGGTTAAAAGAACCCATGGTTATAAGTCATATGCCAAGAGAAATGCTAGTAGATCTCTGGACTAAGTTGAGAACAATATTCTATCAATTATTAGATCTCGATATAGAGCACACTTCTAAATTTAATGAATATATAAAGAAACTTGCAAAAGAAGGCAAATTAAACCCCATATTAACAATTGGCAGGCGAGAAAAAGAAACAAGGAGATTCCAAGTCACCCCCTCTATGTAG
- a CDS encoding RuvB-like helicase — translation MGVEIKIEKPRPKRIGAHSHIRGLGLDEKGKALPVADGLVGQLEAREAAGIVVNMIKEGRIAGRGILLVGPPGTGKTAIAIAIARELGEDTPFVAMSGSEIYSSEKKKTEILMEAMRRALGVRLREKRLVYEGVVQELKIRRARHPMVPYMTVPKEARITLATKDEELTLTVGEEITHQLLELGVRRGDLIWIDAETGRVYRVGKVKGVEKARYYDIETHKVVEMPRGPVKKEKEIVRTFTLHDLDVYVASQRALISFFTIGVEREIPPEVRKEVDDMVKKWIDEKKAEIIPGVLFIDDAHMLDIEAYSFLSRAMESDLSPIIILATNRGIAKIRGTDIESPHGIPLDLLDRLLIIPTRPYKPEEIREIIKIRAEEENIKLSDEALEELVRIGAETSLRYAVQLMEPARIIASVNGREQVSVEDIRRVAKIFIDTSRSVKYLKEFEEKFMK, via the coding sequence ATGGGTGTTGAGATAAAAATTGAGAAACCAAGACCTAAGAGAATAGGTGCTCATAGCCATATACGTGGTTTGGGTCTGGATGAGAAAGGTAAAGCATTACCCGTTGCAGATGGTCTTGTTGGACAGTTAGAGGCTAGAGAAGCAGCTGGCATAGTTGTTAATATGATTAAAGAAGGAAGAATAGCGGGTAGAGGAATCTTATTGGTTGGACCACCAGGAACAGGGAAGACAGCTATAGCTATAGCTATTGCAAGAGAGCTTGGAGAAGATACACCCTTTGTAGCAATGAGCGGATCAGAAATATATAGTAGTGAGAAAAAGAAAACAGAAATATTAATGGAAGCTATGAGAAGAGCGCTCGGCGTTAGACTAAGAGAAAAAAGACTAGTCTATGAAGGTGTTGTACAAGAACTAAAGATACGTAGAGCAAGACATCCTATGGTTCCATACATGACTGTTCCAAAAGAGGCAAGAATAACTCTCGCCACCAAAGACGAAGAATTAACATTAACCGTGGGAGAGGAGATAACGCATCAATTACTCGAACTAGGAGTTCGACGCGGAGACTTAATATGGATTGATGCTGAAACGGGCCGAGTTTACCGAGTAGGTAAAGTAAAAGGTGTTGAGAAGGCTAGGTATTATGATATTGAAACACATAAAGTTGTAGAAATGCCTAGGGGGCCTGTTAAGAAAGAGAAGGAAATAGTTAGAACATTTACGCTACACGATTTAGATGTATATGTTGCTAGTCAACGAGCATTAATAAGCTTCTTCACCATTGGCGTGGAAAGAGAAATACCTCCGGAGGTCAGGAAAGAAGTTGATGATATGGTTAAGAAATGGATTGATGAAAAGAAAGCAGAAATTATTCCCGGCGTATTATTCATAGATGACGCTCACATGCTTGATATAGAAGCATATAGTTTCTTATCCAGAGCTATGGAGAGCGATTTATCACCAATAATAATATTGGCAACCAATAGAGGAATTGCTAAGATAAGAGGTACTGATATCGAATCACCTCATGGTATCCCCCTTGATCTCCTTGATAGATTATTGATTATTCCTACAAGACCGTATAAGCCCGAAGAAATAAGGGAAATCATAAAGATCAGGGCTGAAGAAGAAAATATAAAGCTGTCAGATGAAGCACTCGAAGAACTTGTAAGGATCGGGGCTGAAACCAGCCTAAGATATGCTGTTCAACTAATGGAGCCAGCTCGGATAATAGCATCTGTTAATGGAAGAGAACAAGTATCTGTTGAAGATATTCGTAGAGTTGCAAAAATATTCATAGATACAAGCAGAAGTGTCAAGTACCTTAAAGAATTCGAAGAGAAATTCATGAAATAA
- the mfnA gene encoding tyrosine decarboxylase MfnA → MDRKFWEAVLELLKKYSNTPHHKDGKILGSMTTTPHPLAVYAYLMFIHTNASDPVIFKEIENMMNDIIYELIKLYHGGESGILTSGGTESNIAAILVAKKIFPNRSNTVIAPDTVHVSVDKACDIMNCKLVKIPTNGNPVNASILEEYVRKYNPFAVVITAGTTERGLIDPVKGISELAEEYNVYLHVDAAYGGLLIPFLYRHGIIGENLKFYNGVSSISVDFHKNGLAPIPSGILLFNSKRYSEKICYKAEYTLYGKYCGLLGTRPGGSVASIWILLKIYGLDLYEKIALKTYNIAMYTYRRLSALKELKVFKPILPIVVFKHKYIDYIELLQRILSKGYFLYKSPSLEALRIVIMPHVEKSHIDDFVNIVREIIQ, encoded by the coding sequence TTGGATAGAAAATTCTGGGAAGCTGTTCTAGAATTATTGAAGAAATACAGTAACACTCCTCATCATAAAGATGGAAAAATATTAGGATCAATGACAACTACGCCGCATCCTCTAGCAGTTTATGCATATTTAATGTTTATACATACAAATGCATCTGATCCAGTTATTTTTAAAGAGATCGAGAACATGATGAATGATATAATATATGAACTTATAAAACTATATCACGGAGGAGAGTCAGGAATTCTAACCAGCGGTGGAACAGAATCTAATATAGCAGCTATTCTAGTGGCCAAGAAAATCTTTCCTAACCGATCAAACACTGTTATAGCCCCAGATACTGTGCATGTATCTGTTGATAAAGCATGTGATATCATGAATTGTAAACTTGTTAAAATACCTACTAACGGGAACCCAGTAAATGCTTCTATATTGGAGGAATATGTTCGAAAATATAATCCATTTGCAGTAGTGATTACTGCAGGAACGACTGAGAGAGGATTAATTGATCCAGTAAAAGGCATTAGTGAATTAGCTGAAGAATACAATGTTTACCTACATGTTGATGCAGCATATGGAGGATTGCTTATACCTTTTCTATATAGGCATGGAATCATAGGAGAGAATCTTAAATTCTATAATGGTGTGTCAAGTATATCTGTTGATTTCCATAAAAACGGCTTAGCACCTATTCCTTCAGGAATTTTATTGTTTAATAGTAAAAGATACTCGGAGAAAATATGTTACAAAGCAGAATATACATTATATGGTAAATACTGTGGATTACTTGGAACAAGACCGGGAGGATCTGTTGCCTCTATATGGATTCTCTTAAAAATATATGGTTTAGATCTATATGAGAAAATCGCGTTAAAAACATACAATATAGCAATGTATACTTATCGTAGACTATCTGCGTTAAAAGAACTAAAAGTGTTTAAGCCTATTCTGCCGATTGTCGTATTCAAACACAAGTATATCGATTATATTGAACTATTACAAAGAATTCTAAGTAAGGGATACTTTCTATATAAGTCGCCAAGTCTAGAAGCACTAAGAATAGTTATAATGCCTCATGTAGAAAAATCTCATATAGACGATTTTGTGAATATTGTCAGAGAAATAATACAATAA
- a CDS encoding ArsR/SmtB family transcription factor: MVEQVFTSKSLDEIRSLKYMIKNNILIINDLYGLIKLGDILSSKTRRLILYHLSRNNGLSIKELSEITRLPVSVISKHVKKLEDAGLVISGLKNGNRGLRKIVIKRVSKIIVNL, encoded by the coding sequence TTGGTTGAACAAGTATTTACAAGTAAGAGTTTAGATGAGATTAGATCGCTTAAATACATGATTAAAAATAATATTCTCATAATTAATGATCTATATGGATTAATAAAATTAGGGGATATATTGTCGTCAAAAACCAGGCGACTTATCCTGTATCATCTATCTAGAAATAACGGTTTAAGTATAAAGGAACTATCCGAAATCACACGATTACCTGTATCTGTTATAAGCAAACATGTAAAAAAACTTGAAGATGCAGGATTAGTTATATCAGGTTTAAAAAACGGTAATAGAGGGCTACGAAAGATCGTGATAAAGCGGGTCTCGAAGATAATAGTGAATCTGTAA
- a CDS encoding RIO1 family regulatory kinase/ATPase, with amino-acid sequence MVKIGIIYKQLTDRDFKVLEAIERGHSKYEYVPLEIIEKYTRLPEQHVVLSLSKLHRLSLVKRKSISGYKAFRLTYLGLDMIALNYLVRKNIIEAIGDRIGVGKESEIFKAIAPGNILVAVKFMRIGRTSFRRTRIVRSWGFNPRLDWFKQAKTAAEREFKATHELFLVGADVPRPLAFNRHVVVTEYISGIELYRRPQLNNPEVVLDRILSTLRKAYLEVGIIHGDLSEYNVIVDIEKNKPYIIDWPQYVYRDDPMADHLLRRDVEYIVRFFNKHYKVGVDLEKAYLYVRGEYEHY; translated from the coding sequence TTGGTAAAGATCGGTATTATATATAAACAGTTAACTGACAGAGACTTTAAAGTATTAGAAGCTATTGAGAGAGGGCATTCTAAATACGAGTATGTTCCGTTGGAAATCATTGAGAAATATACTAGACTTCCCGAACAACATGTTGTTCTTTCTTTATCTAAGCTTCATAGGCTAAGTCTAGTTAAGAGAAAGTCTATTTCAGGATACAAAGCATTTCGTCTAACCTATTTAGGGCTTGATATGATTGCATTAAATTATTTAGTTAGGAAAAACATTATAGAAGCAATAGGGGATCGTATAGGCGTAGGGAAGGAGAGCGAGATCTTTAAAGCTATTGCTCCCGGCAATATTCTTGTAGCCGTTAAATTCATGCGTATAGGTAGAACTAGTTTTAGGAGAACAAGAATTGTTAGATCATGGGGGTTTAATCCTAGGCTAGACTGGTTCAAACAAGCTAAAACTGCCGCTGAAAGAGAATTTAAAGCAACCCATGAACTATTTCTTGTTGGTGCAGATGTTCCTAGACCTTTAGCATTTAATAGACACGTTGTAGTAACAGAGTACATTAGCGGTATCGAACTATATAGGAGGCCTCAATTAAACAATCCAGAAGTTGTTCTTGACAGAATATTAAGTACTCTTAGAAAAGCATATTTGGAGGTTGGCATTATTCACGGGGACTTGAGTGAATATAATGTTATAGTTGATATTGAAAAGAATAAACCCTATATCATTGATTGGCCACAATATGTTTACAGAGATGATCCCATGGCTGATCACCTTTTGAGAAGAGATGTAGAATATATAGTCAGGTTTTTCAATAAACATTATAAGGTCGGAGTTGATTTAGAAAAAGCCTATTTATATGTTAGGGGGGAATATGAGCACTACTAG